The following is a genomic window from Burkholderia oklahomensis C6786.
ACCGTCTGCATCGACAGATGACGAACCTGTTCGGCGGCCTCCCTGCCAGCATTCGCGCGAGCCGATTGGGCGCATTCCCGCAGATCAACGTCGGCACGACCGACGATTCGATCGAAATCGTCGCGTTCGCGCCCGGCATGCGCGCCGCCGATTTCGACGTGTCGATCGACAAGGGGCTGTTGACGATCAGCGGCGAGCGCAAGTCCGCGCAAAGCGCGGAAGGCGATGCGCGCGCCTACGCGCAGGAGCGTTATAGCGGCGCCTTTCGCCGCGTCGTCGAGCTGCCGCAGAACGCCGATCCCGACAAGGTCCGGGCCCGTTACGAAAACGGCTGCCTGTCGATCAGCGTCGGCAAGCGCGAGGCGTCGAAGCCGCGCGCGATCGCCGTTCAATGAGTCCCGTCACCCCCGCATCAAGGAGTCGATCGTGAATACCAGCAATCCAGTCGCAGAACGTCAAGCCGCCGCCCCCGTTCGCCGCGACGCGGGCGACGCGCCGCGCACCATCACGGTCACCCCGGCCGTCGACGTATACGAA
Proteins encoded in this region:
- a CDS encoding Hsp20/alpha crystallin family protein, yielding MSDFHFGADLFSEFDRLHRQMTNLFGGLPASIRASRLGAFPQINVGTTDDSIEIVAFAPGMRAADFDVSIDKGLLTISGERKSAQSAEGDARAYAQERYSGAFRRVVELPQNADPDKVRARYENGCLSISVGKREASKPRAIAVQ